One window of Candidatus Margulisiibacteriota bacterium genomic DNA carries:
- a CDS encoding PBSX family phage terminase large subunit, protein MNIQYNPHFQGIFDTKKFYIVAWGGGGSGKSYSIQQKIVYRALSEDKEAHKFLALRKFKTTIDHSIWDLFIHIIDLWGVRSRVSINNTKHEINFDNGNVIICSGLDEPEKLKSIFNVACIFFEEATDFDEEDLNQAVARLRGDSKYYKQIILAFNPISETHWLKKNLIDKQTKDMFVIWSNYKHNIFRGEGYEDRMKERYSTNENMYRIMVDGEWGRMVTGLEFYPRFNYKLHVMERDIMPNMPLHISFDFNRLPYLSISVWQVIKIDNIYHVNNIDEMALKPPDNETEYACKAFLDKYEMFLENHNQILYIYGDASGRQKRTESHYHNYDIIEKELQRYLRNYSWRVPASNPPVGQRKDFINRILAGGYPDINLAINPNNMFMIDDLQGVLEDVTMGDVPSVRKYKKRVKDQVTGLIFEELGHFSDTFDYFICELFIKYFEDYTYSMKML, encoded by the coding sequence ATGAATATTCAGTATAACCCTCATTTCCAGGGCATTTTTGATACTAAAAAATTCTACATCGTTGCATGGGGCGGTGGGGGTTCTGGAAAATCATACTCTATTCAACAAAAGATTGTATATCGTGCATTATCAGAGGATAAAGAAGCTCATAAATTCTTAGCGTTAAGGAAATTCAAAACCACCATAGACCATTCAATATGGGATTTATTTATACATATTATTGACCTATGGGGAGTTAGAAGTAGAGTTTCGATAAATAATACGAAGCATGAAATAAATTTTGATAACGGCAATGTAATTATCTGTTCTGGACTTGACGAACCGGAAAAATTAAAATCTATCTTTAATGTAGCCTGTATTTTCTTTGAGGAAGCAACCGACTTTGATGAAGAAGACTTAAACCAGGCTGTTGCACGTTTAAGAGGTGATAGTAAGTATTATAAACAGATAATATTAGCTTTTAACCCTATTTCTGAAACCCATTGGCTTAAAAAGAACCTTATAGACAAGCAAACGAAAGATATGTTTGTGATTTGGTCAAACTATAAGCACAATATCTTTAGAGGCGAAGGCTATGAGGACAGAATGAAGGAACGTTACTCTACCAACGAAAACATGTATCGTATTATGGTGGATGGCGAATGGGGAAGAATGGTTACCGGACTTGAGTTTTACCCAAGATTCAACTACAAATTACATGTAATGGAACGTGATATAATGCCTAATATGCCTTTACATATTTCTTTTGACTTTAACAGGCTTCCGTATCTTTCTATTTCAGTTTGGCAGGTTATTAAGATTGATAATATTTATCATGTCAATAATATTGACGAAATGGCGCTTAAACCTCCTGATAACGAAACTGAATATGCTTGTAAGGCATTTTTAGATAAGTATGAAATGTTTTTAGAAAACCATAATCAGATACTTTATATATATGGCGATGCTTCTGGTCGTCAAAAAAGAACTGAAAGTCATTATCATAATTATGATATAATCGAAAAAGAGTTACAAAGATATTTAAGAAATTATTCGTGGCGAGTGCCAGCTTCAAACCCTCCGGTAGGTCAAAGGAAAGATTTTATCAACAGAATTTTGGCGGGAGGTTATCCAGACATAAATTTGGCTATTAATCCTAATAATATGTTTATGATAGACGACCTTCAAGGCGTATTAGAAGACGTTACAATGGGCGACGTTCCTTCGGTAAGGAAATATAAGAAAAGAGTAAAAGACCAAGTTACGGGGCTTATTTTTGAAGAATTGGGTCATTTTTCGGATACTTTTGATTATTTTATTTGTGAACTTTTTATAAAATACTTTGAAGATTATACATATTCTATGAAAATGTTGTAA
- a CDS encoding SEC-C metal-binding domain-containing protein translates to MKKKRKLKHFLVDKGDKLIARKTNRNSPCRCGSGLKSKNCCGCETTYLKKANKVIKKFNSSMGVCTGKTESGLKKILETL, encoded by the coding sequence ATGAAAAAAAAACGTAAATTAAAACACTTCTTAGTTGATAAGGGCGACAAACTAATAGCCCGTAAAACAAACAGAAACTCACCGTGCCGTTGCGGAAGTGGGTTAAAATCTAAAAATTGTTGTGGGTGTGAGACGACTTATCTTAAAAAAGCTAATAAGGTAATTAAAAAATTTAATTCATCTATGGGAGTTTGCACCGGAAAAACCGAATCTGGACTTAAAAAAATATTAGAAACATTATAA